The Acidianus manzaensis genome has a window encoding:
- a CDS encoding ABC transporter ATP-binding protein produces the protein MDELFRVVGLKKYFLGGKYGVFEKLFREKPVIVKALDGIDLEIYHNEVLGMVGESGSGKTTLGRVLATLENPTEGEIYFEGEKITQKNIDKIRKQVQMVFQNPSSSIDPRMRIFDIVAEPLRKVNETEKRERVKKVLEDVGLDYDYVSNKYPRELSGGQLQRIAIARAIITEPIFLVLDEPTSALDVSVQAQILNLLVKIQKEKELTYMFITHNINVARYISDRIGVLYAGKLTEIGNAEDIISSPKHPYTQSLINSIPSLTRRELNPPKGEVPSLINPPTGCRFHPRCPFAMDICSKKEPPLFDVNGRKVACWLLNQQ, from the coding sequence ATGGATGAATTATTTAGAGTGGTAGGATTAAAAAAGTATTTTTTGGGAGGTAAATATGGAGTTTTCGAAAAATTATTTAGAGAAAAACCTGTAATTGTTAAAGCATTGGATGGAATAGACTTAGAAATTTATCATAATGAAGTATTAGGAATGGTGGGGGAGTCTGGATCAGGTAAAACTACTTTAGGTAGAGTATTAGCTACGTTAGAAAATCCTACTGAGGGAGAAATTTATTTTGAAGGAGAAAAAATCACTCAAAAAAATATAGATAAAATTAGAAAACAAGTACAAATGGTTTTTCAAAATCCTTCAAGTAGTATAGATCCTAGAATGAGGATTTTTGATATAGTAGCAGAGCCACTACGGAAAGTGAACGAAACAGAAAAAAGAGAAAGGGTAAAAAAGGTTCTAGAAGATGTAGGATTAGATTATGATTATGTAAGTAATAAATACCCTAGAGAATTATCTGGAGGACAATTACAAAGAATTGCTATAGCTAGAGCAATAATTACTGAACCTATATTTTTAGTTTTAGACGAGCCTACTTCAGCCTTAGACGTTTCAGTTCAAGCTCAAATATTAAATTTATTAGTAAAAATTCAAAAGGAAAAAGAATTAACCTATATGTTTATAACTCACAATATAAATGTAGCTAGATATATTTCAGATAGAATAGGAGTATTGTATGCTGGAAAACTAACCGAAATAGGTAACGCAGAAGATATTATATCTTCGCCTAAGCATCCTTACACTCAAAGTTTAATAAATTCAATTCCTTCATTAACTAGAAGAGAACTTAATCCACCTAAAGGAGAAGTACCGTCACTGATAAATCCACCTACAGGATGTAGATTCCATCCTAGATGTCCATTTGCGATGGACATTTGTAGTAAGAAAGAACCACCATTGTTTGATGTAAATGGGAGAAAAGTAGCATGCTGGTTATTAAATCAACAATAA
- a CDS encoding MFS transporter: protein MVQYKWIALSNTTLGVLMASINGTIILISLPAIFRGISINPIDPSTFQYLLWILMGYNVVTAAFLVTFGRLSDIFGRVRLYNLGFAVFTLGSILLFITPNTGNLGALELIIFRLIQGVGAAFLFSNSTAIITDAFPPYERGKALGINQIAALAGSLIGLILGGILASLYWKYIFLVSVPVGLLGTVWSYLKLKETGGGSRGEGIDIAGNLVFAGGLIFLLLGVTYGLMPYGSSQMGWGDPYVIASLIAGAGLLVGFVFVEKKVKYPMFRLELFKIRSFLAGGLSQLLFGFGFGGIMIMLIILLQGIWLPLHGYSYSSTPFWAGVYMIPMMLGFVAMGPISGALSDRYGARTLATLGLVIVGVSFLVLSTLPYNFNYIEFALIIFVMGLGSGMFGAPNTTAIMNSVPRKYRGAASGMRTTLQNSAQTASLAIFFTIIIVSLSYSLPSALSSAVINAGAPAQVGYALSKIPVTSALFSAFLGYNPIGTILSTTHLSSYISPSVLATLTSKYWFPETIAPPFMSALRLSFYIGAVMSFLGALVSALRGRRVIADEELSSPPQRS from the coding sequence ATGGTCCAATATAAGTGGATTGCGCTTTCGAATACTACTCTAGGAGTTTTGATGGCATCAATAAATGGAACTATAATACTAATTTCGTTACCGGCTATTTTTAGAGGTATTTCAATAAATCCTATTGATCCTTCCACATTCCAATACTTACTTTGGATTTTAATGGGATATAATGTAGTTACAGCAGCATTTCTAGTAACTTTTGGAAGGCTTTCAGACATTTTTGGAAGAGTAAGACTATACAACCTAGGATTTGCAGTATTTACTCTGGGATCTATTTTATTATTTATAACTCCAAATACTGGAAATTTAGGAGCATTAGAGTTAATAATATTTAGACTAATTCAAGGAGTAGGAGCAGCTTTTCTCTTTTCTAATAGTACTGCAATAATCACTGACGCATTTCCTCCTTACGAAAGAGGTAAAGCGTTAGGAATAAATCAAATAGCTGCATTAGCAGGATCTCTCATTGGATTAATTTTAGGAGGAATTCTAGCTAGTCTTTACTGGAAATACATTTTCCTAGTTAGCGTTCCTGTAGGTTTACTTGGCACAGTGTGGAGCTATTTAAAATTAAAAGAAACAGGTGGAGGTTCTAGAGGAGAAGGAATAGATATAGCAGGAAATCTAGTATTTGCAGGAGGTTTGATATTTCTTTTGCTAGGAGTTACTTATGGATTAATGCCTTATGGATCTTCACAAATGGGATGGGGAGATCCATATGTAATAGCTTCGCTAATAGCTGGAGCAGGATTACTCGTAGGATTCGTATTTGTAGAGAAGAAAGTAAAATATCCAATGTTTAGATTAGAATTATTCAAGATTAGATCATTTTTAGCAGGAGGATTATCCCAGTTACTTTTCGGCTTCGGATTTGGAGGAATAATGATTATGCTAATAATTCTTCTACAAGGAATATGGTTACCATTACATGGGTATAGTTATTCTTCTACTCCATTTTGGGCTGGAGTATATATGATTCCTATGATGTTAGGATTTGTAGCAATGGGACCTATTAGTGGTGCCCTATCAGACAGATATGGAGCCAGAACTTTAGCTACTTTAGGATTAGTAATAGTTGGAGTATCTTTCCTAGTACTAAGTACTTTACCATATAATTTCAACTACATTGAATTTGCGCTTATAATTTTCGTAATGGGTTTAGGAAGCGGTATGTTTGGTGCTCCAAATACTACAGCTATAATGAATAGTGTGCCAAGAAAATATAGAGGGGCAGCTTCAGGAATGAGAACTACATTACAGAATTCTGCACAAACTGCTAGCTTAGCTATATTCTTTACAATAATAATAGTTTCATTATCTTATTCATTACCTTCTGCACTATCGTCTGCAGTAATAAATGCTGGAGCTCCTGCTCAAGTAGGATATGCTCTAAGCAAGATTCCAGTAACTAGTGCATTATTTTCAGCATTTTTAGGATATAATCCTATAGGAACAATACTTTCGACTACACATCTTTCTTCTTATATTAGTCCATCAGTATTAGCTACATTAACTAGTAAATATTGGTTCCCAGAGACCATTGCTCCACCTTTTATGAGTGCATTAAGATTATCATTTTACATAGGCGCAGTAATGTCATTTTTAGGAGCTTTAGTCTCAGCATTAAGAGGCAGAAGAGTAATAGCTGATGAAGAGTTATCCTCTCCACCTCAAAGAAGTTAA
- the speB gene encoding agmatinase produces the protein MRQIDPSKSPRFAQISTFARLPICKEEDVRAVFVGVPFDDATTFRPGARFGPSGIRQGSRLLREYNQFLDTYPFEKLNMCDQGDINAIPGFLDDTMKIIENGIYEIISKNRVPFIAGGDHSITLPVLRAMRKKYGKVNLIHLDSHYDFWDTYWGNKKYTHGTWLRRALEEGLLNEVVQAGIRASTYSKDDLEDKKKLGIKSFTINEMKEKIEEIISIINSLNGNTYISIDIDVVDPAFAPGTGTPEVGGLTSYEIINFIRKLKTKIIGFDVVEVSPPYDVSELTSMLAANIIYEGASVLSLQL, from the coding sequence ATGAGACAAATAGATCCTTCGAAATCTCCTAGATTCGCTCAAATCTCAACGTTCGCTAGATTACCTATATGTAAGGAAGAAGATGTAAGAGCAGTATTCGTTGGTGTTCCTTTTGACGATGCCACTACTTTTAGACCTGGAGCTAGATTTGGTCCCTCTGGAATAAGGCAAGGATCTAGGTTACTAAGAGAGTATAATCAATTTTTAGATACTTACCCTTTTGAAAAGTTAAACATGTGCGATCAAGGTGACATTAATGCAATTCCAGGATTTCTAGACGATACTATGAAGATAATAGAAAATGGAATTTATGAAATAATTTCTAAAAATCGAGTACCATTTATTGCTGGAGGAGATCATTCAATAACCCTTCCAGTATTAAGGGCAATGAGAAAAAAATATGGTAAGGTTAATCTAATCCATTTAGACTCTCACTACGATTTTTGGGACACCTACTGGGGAAATAAGAAGTATACCCATGGAACATGGTTAAGAAGAGCTTTAGAAGAGGGATTACTAAACGAAGTTGTTCAAGCAGGAATAAGAGCATCTACTTATTCTAAAGATGACTTAGAGGATAAGAAAAAATTAGGGATTAAAAGTTTTACAATAAATGAAATGAAAGAAAAAATAGAGGAAATAATTTCGATCATAAATTCCTTAAATGGTAATACTTACATTTCAATAGACATTGATGTAGTAGATCCTGCATTTGCTCCAGGTACAGGTACTCCAGAAGTTGGAGGATTAACTAGTTATGAAATAATAAATTTTATAAGAAAATTAAAGACTAAAATTATTGGATTTGATGTAGTAGAAGTTTCTCCACCTTATGATGTTTCAGAACTAACTTCAATGTTAGCGGCTAATATAATATATGAAGGAGCGAGCGTTCTTTCTCTTCAATTATAG
- a CDS encoding DUF973 family protein produces the protein MKGIFNAVSAIILVIASVIATLVVVGFAFGLLPIGNKPEIQQVGTGEIFTNGTAVFSLESSSSCTLISAWIEGTNYTLSLNEPVQSGIHTYYLTFDTGSYIHPYNTYEIELTFRDGIVVLVDVYAPNS, from the coding sequence GTGAAAGGAATATTTAACGCAGTATCTGCAATAATTCTTGTCATAGCCTCTGTCATAGCTACTTTAGTGGTAGTTGGATTTGCGTTTGGTTTATTGCCTATTGGGAATAAGCCCGAGATTCAACAAGTTGGAACTGGAGAAATCTTCACTAATGGTACAGCAGTTTTTTCCTTAGAAAGTAGTTCTTCGTGTACTTTAATTTCGGCTTGGATTGAAGGAACTAATTATACTTTATCTTTAAATGAGCCTGTTCAGTCTGGAATTCATACGTATTATCTAACATTTGATACAGGTTCATATATTCATCCTTATAATACATATGAGATAGAATTAACTTTTAGAGACGGAATTGTAGTTTTAGTTGATGTTTATGCTCCTAATAGCTAA
- a CDS encoding MFS transporter — MELQKILLLFSSSIFGISMGANSIIISLYLLSLGLSSLEIGELLSLGILVGSTISVIFSFLGDRQGRKRYAIFSRVISTIAIFFLFLGYPLAYIFSSGWGSGSLLFSLLAEYKDFKRLLGLRSSLSILFSVFGSLLPIFMSYREILLLEVLVNITALILLIPVKEKYKGSKNAKLSSLITVTKFSTEAIIGLGAGLVIPLMSLWFYLKFGVSSSQMSPIFAISELTLSISSYLSVRISEKLGEIKTIVYFHSVAIFLLFILPFSISFMMASIIFISRNVLMNMTSPVFEGLILRLIPENERSRANGIINFMEAIPRAIGPSIGGYFFDLGNLFLPFLITGGLYSFSTILFFILFRKENI; from the coding sequence ATGGAATTGCAGAAGATATTGTTATTGTTTTCTTCGTCTATTTTTGGAATTTCTATGGGTGCAAATTCTATAATTATTTCTCTCTATTTGCTTTCTTTAGGCTTATCTTCTTTAGAAATTGGTGAATTGCTTTCTCTTGGAATATTAGTTGGTTCAACTATTTCTGTTATATTTTCATTTCTTGGAGATAGGCAAGGTAGAAAAAGGTACGCTATATTTAGTAGGGTAATTTCTACTATAGCTATATTTTTTCTCTTTCTAGGATATCCTTTAGCATATATATTTTCCTCAGGTTGGGGTTCGGGTTCTTTACTTTTTTCTCTTTTAGCTGAATATAAGGATTTTAAGAGACTTTTGGGATTAAGATCTAGTTTATCTATATTATTTTCAGTATTTGGATCTCTTTTACCTATTTTTATGAGTTATAGAGAGATATTATTATTAGAGGTTCTAGTAAATATTACAGCTTTAATTCTCCTTATTCCAGTAAAAGAAAAATATAAAGGGAGTAAAAATGCTAAGCTAAGTAGTTTAATAACAGTTACTAAATTCTCTACTGAGGCAATAATAGGATTGGGAGCTGGCCTGGTAATTCCTTTAATGTCATTATGGTTTTATTTGAAATTTGGAGTATCAAGTTCTCAAATGAGTCCAATATTTGCTATTTCTGAATTAACTTTATCAATATCAAGTTATCTATCTGTTAGAATATCAGAAAAATTAGGAGAAATAAAGACTATTGTGTACTTTCATTCTGTTGCAATATTTTTACTTTTTATCTTACCATTTTCCATAAGTTTTATGATGGCTTCGATAATCTTTATCTCAAGAAACGTATTAATGAATATGACTTCACCAGTTTTTGAAGGATTAATACTTAGATTAATTCCAGAAAACGAAAGAAGTAGAGCAAATGGAATAATAAACTTCATGGAAGCAATACCAAGAGCTATAGGTCCTAGTATAGGAGGATATTTCTTTGACTTAGGAAATTTATTTTTGCCATTTCTTATAACTGGTGGACTCTATTCCTTCTCTACAATTTTATTCTTTATACTTTTTAGAAAGGAAAATATTTAA
- a CDS encoding ABC transporter ATP-binding protein encodes MNVLEIKNLKVGYKSLIGKFRVLDDVNLNIEEGEIIGVVGESGSGKSTLGQAIIKLLPPNSYYDGGEILFNGKNIISLKENEMTDVRGKGIFMIFQNPLNSLNPVKNIRDQLLEAIKVKYGKIDEDKANEIMLDVIKDVRLPDPKEIIMKYPHQLSGGQIQRVVISMALILKPKILIADEPTSALDVTIQAQIVKLFKELRENEKMSIIFITHDISLVYAIADRLVVMYAGRIMEDGNIEDTIKSPLHPYTQGLISSIPTISKRNGELKAIEGSPPSFLILPAGCKFNPRCPRVMDICKKEEPKISEVKGRKVRCWLYG; translated from the coding sequence TTGAACGTTCTTGAAATTAAAAACTTAAAAGTAGGATATAAGAGTTTAATAGGTAAATTTAGAGTACTAGATGATGTAAATCTAAATATTGAGGAAGGAGAAATTATAGGAGTAGTAGGAGAGTCTGGTTCAGGCAAATCTACTTTAGGTCAAGCTATCATTAAGTTATTGCCCCCTAATTCGTATTATGATGGTGGTGAGATTCTCTTTAATGGAAAAAATATTATATCTCTCAAAGAGAATGAAATGACTGATGTAAGAGGTAAAGGAATTTTTATGATATTTCAAAATCCATTAAATAGTTTAAATCCTGTAAAGAATATAAGAGATCAACTTTTAGAAGCTATAAAAGTAAAGTACGGTAAAATTGATGAAGATAAAGCTAATGAGATAATGCTTGATGTAATAAAAGACGTTAGACTTCCTGACCCTAAAGAAATTATCATGAAATATCCTCATCAACTTTCTGGAGGTCAGATTCAAAGAGTTGTTATATCTATGGCTTTAATTTTAAAACCAAAAATACTGATTGCTGATGAGCCTACTTCGGCTTTGGATGTTACAATTCAAGCTCAAATAGTAAAACTATTTAAGGAATTAAGAGAAAACGAAAAAATGAGCATAATATTTATTACTCACGATATTTCGTTAGTTTATGCTATAGCTGATAGGCTAGTTGTAATGTATGCTGGAAGAATAATGGAAGATGGAAATATTGAAGATACAATTAAATCTCCTTTACATCCATATACTCAAGGATTAATTTCTAGCATACCTACAATTTCTAAAAGAAATGGAGAATTAAAAGCTATTGAAGGGAGCCCTCCATCTTTCTTAATTCTTCCAGCAGGTTGTAAATTTAATCCAAGGTGCCCTAGAGTAATGGACATATGTAAAAAAGAAGAACCAAAGATATCTGAAGTTAAAGGAAGAAAGGTAAGGTGTTGGTTATATGGATGA
- a CDS encoding ABC transporter permease: MKGTILKFAIRRAINGIITLLLLILFVFILIHVAAPNPAALARIYAGNPHAPPSEINEIIVKYGLNKPLYVQFITYIIDIFTGHWGLDPIYKVPESSLLFHFLPISLQIVIPGDILAAVLGILSGAIAASNRAKMKDKTIKVLYLTTWSSPPFLVAFILQLVIAYYLGLLPATGTVNTLLASPPSYTPFPILNALLAGDWAYFVSAVRHAVLPTLSIAVITFGLFTRITRASMLDSMESDFTKLSLAKGLPRSYVVYRVALRNSLIPVITLVALFFGYSVAGAVIVEDIYHYFGIGYFTVQAIEDFDYPAILDFTIIVGIAVIIANFIADILYAYLDPRVKLE, translated from the coding sequence ATGAAGGGTACTATACTAAAATTTGCAATTAGAAGAGCTATAAATGGTATAATTACTCTTCTGTTATTAATACTTTTTGTTTTTATTTTGATACACGTAGCTGCTCCAAATCCAGCAGCGTTAGCTAGGATCTATGCTGGTAATCCTCATGCTCCTCCATCTGAAATAAATGAGATAATAGTAAAATATGGCTTAAATAAGCCATTATATGTTCAATTTATCACTTATATTATAGACATATTTACTGGGCATTGGGGTTTGGATCCAATTTATAAAGTACCAGAATCGTCTCTTCTTTTCCATTTCTTACCTATTAGTTTACAAATCGTAATACCTGGTGATATTTTAGCTGCTGTTCTAGGTATTTTAAGTGGTGCTATTGCAGCTTCGAATAGAGCAAAAATGAAGGATAAAACTATAAAAGTACTATATTTGACTACTTGGTCTTCTCCTCCGTTTTTGGTTGCTTTTATATTGCAATTAGTAATTGCTTATTATTTAGGCTTGCTTCCTGCTACGGGTACTGTAAATACTTTATTAGCATCTCCTCCTTCATATACTCCTTTTCCTATTCTTAATGCTTTATTGGCTGGTGATTGGGCGTATTTTGTTTCTGCTGTTAGACATGCAGTATTGCCTACTTTATCGATAGCTGTTATTACTTTTGGTCTTTTTACTAGGATTACTAGAGCTTCTATGCTGGATTCTATGGAATCGGATTTTACTAAGTTATCATTAGCTAAAGGACTACCTAGAAGTTACGTAGTATATAGAGTAGCTTTAAGGAATAGTCTAATTCCTGTAATTACGTTAGTAGCTCTATTTTTTGGATATTCTGTGGCTGGTGCAGTAATAGTAGAAGATATTTATCATTATTTTGGAATAGGCTATTTTACTGTTCAAGCTATAGAGGATTTTGATTATCCTGCAATTTTAGATTTTACTATTATAGTAGGAATAGCTGTAATAATAGCTAATTTCATAGCGGATATCCTTTATGCATATTTAGATCCTAGGGTGAAGTTAGAATGA
- a CDS encoding aspartate aminotransferase family protein, giving the protein MDDIIKDHTFKTWSKQKGWNPIIVDHAKGVYFYDNSGKKYLDFSSQFVNVNLGYGNENVINAIKYQLDKLQYINPSFGAEIRAKATQALLEVMPKNIVKFFFSTSGTEANEAAIKIVRQVKNPSYKILARYRSYHGATEGSISLTGDYRRWFVEPNTMPGVVRYPEPYCFRCPLKLKYPDCGIACANYVDYIIKQEKNVAGIIVEPITGTNGVIVPPKEYMPTLRKIAKENDTLFIADEVMTGWGRTGEWFAMNLWGIEPDLLTTAKGASASYIPIGVTGVNKEISDYYEDHIFAHGHTFEAHPISLAPIPAVVEEYKRLNLLSHVKIVGEYLGKRLQELKERHKSIGDVRGVGLFWALELVKDDKNTPLGGYEEKYQGIPTFTDYLAKKLLDKGMYVYNGPSWLVISPPLIISQSEIDEGIEKLDEVLKEADNNYKS; this is encoded by the coding sequence ATGGACGATATAATAAAGGATCATACATTCAAAACTTGGAGTAAGCAAAAAGGTTGGAATCCAATAATTGTAGATCATGCTAAAGGAGTTTATTTTTATGATAATTCGGGAAAAAAGTATTTAGACTTTTCATCTCAATTCGTTAACGTAAATTTAGGATATGGAAATGAGAATGTGATAAACGCTATAAAATATCAATTGGACAAATTACAGTACATTAATCCATCTTTTGGAGCTGAAATAAGAGCAAAAGCAACTCAAGCCCTTTTAGAAGTTATGCCTAAAAACATTGTAAAATTCTTCTTTTCAACTTCTGGAACAGAAGCTAATGAAGCCGCAATAAAAATTGTAAGACAAGTTAAGAATCCATCTTATAAGATCTTAGCTAGGTATAGATCATACCATGGTGCTACTGAAGGATCAATTTCCTTAACTGGAGATTATAGAAGATGGTTTGTAGAGCCAAATACTATGCCAGGAGTTGTAAGATATCCAGAACCTTATTGCTTTAGATGTCCTTTAAAATTAAAATATCCAGACTGCGGAATTGCTTGCGCAAATTACGTAGATTATATTATTAAACAAGAGAAAAACGTAGCAGGAATTATCGTAGAACCAATAACGGGGACAAACGGTGTAATAGTTCCACCAAAAGAGTACATGCCTACTTTGAGAAAAATAGCAAAAGAGAATGATACTCTATTCATAGCTGATGAAGTTATGACTGGTTGGGGTAGAACTGGAGAATGGTTTGCGATGAACTTATGGGGAATAGAACCTGATCTTTTAACTACTGCTAAAGGAGCATCAGCTTCTTATATACCGATAGGAGTAACTGGCGTAAATAAAGAAATATCAGACTATTATGAAGATCATATATTTGCTCATGGTCACACTTTTGAAGCTCATCCAATATCTTTAGCTCCAATTCCTGCTGTAGTAGAGGAATATAAAAGGCTAAATTTACTTTCTCATGTTAAAATAGTCGGAGAATATTTAGGAAAAAGATTACAAGAATTAAAAGAAAGGCATAAAAGTATTGGAGACGTTAGAGGAGTAGGATTATTCTGGGCTTTAGAATTAGTAAAAGACGATAAGAATACTCCATTAGGTGGTTATGAAGAGAAATATCAAGGAATTCCAACTTTCACAGATTATTTAGCAAAGAAACTCTTAGATAAGGGTATGTATGTATATAATGGTCCTTCATGGCTAGTAATATCACCACCATTAATAATTTCTCAAAGCGAAATTGATGAAGGAATAGAAAAATTAGATGAAGTATTAAAAGAAGCAGACAACAATTATAAAAGCTGA
- a CDS encoding ABC transporter permease gives MKISKLTLILLVYLIANIIAYAFLSSKAELKSLHYHPQVILPEILFISFSITGSSLFLLIRYAYRNSTIRNTLKSKVAFGAFVLIVIYYAWSIFEGLLQYSASQLNYSKISYMFLPYDPFRQVFSDSLLPPSLSHPFGTNFLGEDILARVLYAAPADAEISTVVVFFAIIVGGIVGILAGYYGGILDEILMRITDVFLAVPGLILVIAIAVVLKPSFTSAMIGLMVPWWATYARLFRSQTLVVKSMNYIDASKLMGYRNLRIIIKHVAHNVVDPVIAYSALDFGNVILTYSTLTFLGIGMQGPNFPTWGSMVSDGLNYIPEAWWYPLFPSIVILLVVSSFVILGDRLQDVIAGRIVY, from the coding sequence ATGAAGATCTCTAAATTAACTCTAATCCTTTTGGTTTATTTAATTGCTAATATAATAGCTTATGCTTTCTTAAGTAGTAAAGCAGAATTAAAGTCATTACATTATCATCCTCAAGTTATATTGCCAGAAATTCTATTTATTTCTTTTAGCATAACTGGAAGTTCATTATTTTTACTTATAAGATATGCATATAGAAATAGTACAATAAGAAATACTCTAAAGAGTAAGGTAGCATTTGGAGCTTTTGTGTTAATAGTTATTTATTATGCATGGTCTATATTTGAAGGTCTCCTTCAGTATTCAGCTTCTCAGTTAAATTACTCCAAGATTTCATATATGTTCTTACCTTATGATCCGTTCAGGCAAGTATTTAGCGATTCTTTACTTCCTCCATCATTAAGCCATCCTTTTGGAACTAATTTTTTAGGCGAAGATATTTTAGCTAGAGTGCTTTATGCTGCACCTGCAGACGCTGAGATATCTACAGTAGTAGTATTTTTCGCTATAATAGTAGGAGGTATAGTAGGTATTTTAGCTGGATATTATGGTGGAATTTTAGATGAGATATTAATGAGAATTACTGATGTTTTCTTAGCTGTTCCAGGATTAATTTTGGTTATTGCGATTGCTGTAGTCTTGAAGCCAAGTTTTACTAGTGCAATGATAGGGTTAATGGTTCCTTGGTGGGCTACTTATGCTAGGCTTTTTAGAAGTCAGACTTTAGTAGTAAAATCAATGAATTATATAGATGCGTCAAAGCTTATGGGATATAGAAATCTTAGAATTATTATAAAACATGTTGCTCATAATGTGGTTGATCCAGTTATAGCGTATTCTGCGCTTGATTTTGGAAACGTTATATTGACTTATTCGACGTTGACTTTTTTAGGAATAGGCATGCAAGGTCCTAATTTTCCGACCTGGGGTTCAATGGTTTCAGATGGATTAAATTATATTCCAGAAGCTTGGTGGTATCCTCTGTTTCCGTCTATAGTAATATTATTAGTGGTTTCTAGTTTTGTTATTTTAGGAGATAGATTGCAAGATGTTATAGCGGGGAGGATAGTATATTGA
- a CDS encoding type II toxin-antitoxin system VapC family toxin: MSYVIDSSSIYKAIIEKKANVLGGNYTISLAKFELGNIIWKEVFLRKKILQNEGISLLNLIVNILDTMCFKQVNIIEAEKLAILKGITFYDASYLWLAKELNIPLVSEDEKLKNKIDGEIETLSLDNIL; this comes from the coding sequence ATGAGTTATGTTATAGACTCATCTTCAATTTATAAAGCTATAATAGAAAAGAAAGCAAATGTTTTAGGAGGAAACTATACTATATCACTAGCAAAATTTGAATTAGGAAATATTATCTGGAAAGAAGTGTTTTTGCGAAAAAAGATATTACAAAACGAAGGAATATCATTATTAAATTTAATTGTAAACATTTTAGATACAATGTGCTTTAAACAAGTAAACATAATTGAAGCGGAAAAACTAGCCATCTTAAAGGGGATAACGTTCTATGATGCGTCTTACCTATGGTTAGCTAAAGAATTAAATATTCCATTAGTTTCAGAAGATGAAAAATTAAAAAATAAAATAGATGGAGAAATAGAAACTTTATCTCTTGACAACATTTTATAG
- a CDS encoding PH domain-containing protein: MLVIKSTIKKTILKGAILILIFSIFLEVSKVIDFLIFLGLSFSLLLAYALYKKIYTYEIDDNNIKIKSPFEKKIIPYNSIEDYFTSVGFLAKKFNCGSIYLILKNNKVEILKDIPNPEKIEEEITKFITNKNN; encoded by the coding sequence ATGCTGGTTATTAAATCAACAATAAAAAAGACGATTTTGAAAGGAGCAATTTTAATTCTAATTTTTTCTATATTTTTAGAAGTAAGTAAAGTAATAGATTTCCTAATTTTTTTGGGATTATCGTTCTCGCTATTATTAGCTTATGCTCTATATAAAAAGATTTATACTTATGAGATAGATGATAACAATATAAAAATAAAATCTCCTTTTGAGAAAAAAATTATCCCATATAACTCAATAGAGGATTATTTTACTTCAGTAGGATTTTTAGCAAAAAAATTTAATTGTGGTTCTATATATTTAATACTTAAAAATAATAAAGTAGAAATACTAAAAGACATACCAAATCCTGAAAAAATAGAAGAAGAAATCACAAAATTTATTACAAATAAAAACAACTAG
- a CDS encoding CopG family transcriptional regulator, whose translation MGKTVILSVRIPEELKRDLEKYNIDETEVIRRALIMEVKKAKAEELNKDLKNMDNILRKLSVEDGIKSIREDRENR comes from the coding sequence ATGGGTAAAACAGTAATATTGTCTGTTAGAATTCCAGAGGAGTTAAAAAGAGATTTAGAGAAGTATAATATAGACGAGACAGAAGTAATTAGAAGAGCGTTAATAATGGAAGTTAAAAAAGCTAAAGCTGAAGAATTAAATAAAGACTTAAAAAACATGGATAATATTTTACGTAAATTATCAGTCGAAGATGGTATAAAATCAATAAGAGAAGACAGGGAAAATAGATGA